The following coding sequences are from one Syntrophorhabdaceae bacterium window:
- a CDS encoding cytidylate kinase-like family protein, translated as MWENIGSDKCESYIERHFGQKGKRLAGEASQPAITISRSEGAGGLTVSSELAGYLKTKVPTHEEWTIFDQKLVTKVIEVFNLKGRIGEFMKEDHKGMVTDAIEEFLGLHPSTWTLVERTNATILRLAQIGNVILVGRGANVVTSELPNVFHVRLVGSFEKRVEQAQKVFGFDLKAATSYIKKKDQGRKRYLKDNFDADIDDPLLYDVVINTDRVRYDEAARLIGDEVIRRFDLKTSAKAAASGIRQAVF; from the coding sequence ATGTGGGAAAATATCGGCTCTGATAAGTGTGAATCTTACATCGAACGCCATTTTGGTCAGAAGGGCAAAAGACTGGCCGGAGAAGCCTCACAACCTGCAATAACAATTTCACGATCAGAAGGCGCGGGCGGCCTTACGGTTTCCTCGGAACTGGCAGGCTATCTGAAAACAAAGGTCCCAACCCATGAGGAATGGACCATATTCGACCAGAAACTCGTCACAAAGGTTATCGAGGTATTCAACCTCAAGGGCCGGATAGGGGAATTCATGAAGGAAGACCATAAAGGCATGGTAACTGACGCCATCGAGGAATTTCTCGGTCTCCATCCCTCCACCTGGACGCTCGTTGAGCGCACGAATGCCACAATATTGCGCCTCGCCCAGATAGGGAACGTGATCCTTGTCGGTAGAGGGGCGAATGTGGTGACAAGCGAGCTGCCGAACGTTTTCCATGTGCGTCTGGTAGGGTCCTTCGAGAAGAGGGTCGAACAGGCGCAGAAGGTTTTCGGCTTCGACCTTAAGGCGGCGACCAGTTATATAAAGAAGAAGGACCAGGGCCGAAAGCGTTACCTCAAGGACAACTTCGATGCCGATATCGACGATCCGCTGCTCTACGACGTTGTCATCAATACGGACCGCGTGAGATACGATGAAGCGGCCCGGTTGATCGGCGACGAGGTAATAAGGCGCTTCGACCTGAAGACCTCAGCAAAAGCAGCCGCGAGTGGAATACGCCAGGCGGTGTTCTAG
- a CDS encoding YkgJ family cysteine cluster protein, with product MNGPGAPIKEGNNRSPACRQCGCCCYVDMVIYVTSEDMERWERQGRQDIIARLRDNRVIWAGDRIVDRSGAKVTNCVYLNWNGKTFFCEIYETRPMVCRNYVPGSSELCPLYYQE from the coding sequence ATGAACGGTCCAGGCGCACCGATCAAGGAAGGGAACAATAGAAGCCCCGCGTGTCGGCAATGCGGCTGCTGCTGTTACGTGGATATGGTCATCTACGTCACTTCTGAAGATATGGAGCGGTGGGAAAGGCAGGGGCGTCAGGATATAATTGCCCGGCTTCGCGACAACAGGGTAATCTGGGCAGGCGACCGGATCGTTGACAGGTCCGGGGCAAAGGTAACGAACTGTGTCTATCTCAATTGGAACGGCAAGACCTTTTTCTGCGAGATCTACGAAACCCGCCCCATGGTATGTCGCAATTATGTCCCCGGTTCGTCCGAACTCTGCCCTCTGTATTATCAGGAATAA
- a CDS encoding DedA family protein: MKQNIIRRLYDWVLHWAHTPYGTPALFLLALAESSFFPIPPDVLLIALAVSVPARAFKYAFVCSLGSVIGGTIGYSIGYILWYGSDGSFSPFARFFFDYIPGFTEQVFNLVKGKYDENAFLAVFTAGFTPIPYKVFTIAGGVCKVNFLEFILASAVGRSLRFFLVAGIIWKFGEPMTRWIDKYFNKLAILFTILLIGGFVVIKLMLK, translated from the coding sequence GTGAAACAGAACATTATAAGAAGGCTCTACGATTGGGTGCTCCACTGGGCGCATACCCCCTATGGCACACCGGCTCTTTTCCTTCTCGCCCTGGCGGAAAGCTCCTTTTTCCCTATTCCGCCCGACGTGCTCCTGATAGCCCTGGCTGTTTCAGTGCCGGCGCGGGCATTCAAATATGCCTTTGTCTGTTCCCTGGGTTCTGTGATAGGGGGCACCATCGGCTACAGCATCGGATATATTCTCTGGTACGGTTCCGACGGAAGTTTCAGCCCATTCGCGCGGTTCTTTTTCGATTACATTCCCGGTTTTACCGAGCAGGTCTTCAACCTCGTCAAGGGCAAGTATGACGAGAACGCCTTTCTGGCAGTATTCACTGCCGGTTTCACGCCCATACCCTACAAGGTTTTCACCATTGCCGGCGGAGTCTGCAAGGTCAATTTCCTTGAATTCATCCTGGCGTCAGCGGTGGGCCGCTCCCTTCGTTTCTTCCTGGTGGCCGGCATAATATGGAAGTTCGGCGAACCCATGACCCGATGGATCGACAAGTATTTCAACAAGCTGGCCATACTGTTCACGATCCTGCTCATCGGCGGGTTCGTCGTGATCAAACTGATGCTGAAATAA
- the modB gene encoding molybdate ABC transporter permease subunit produces MTPGILVSDYLTHPAIGLTLRVTLLALVLQILSGLPLGLYLAGKKSPAKSILEIITTLPMIFPPMALGFFLLLVLGKNGVLGSLLLKMFCFKVIFTSWGVLAAVYIVGLPFMVKSVQAARQQMDNSLIEAAATLGKTRIQTLFRVILPNIKNGIVAGLLLAFGRSVGEVGISLMLGGNIIGRTETLSLAIYNAVFEGDFLRAATFSAILSVIAIIMLLVLNMLNKARISDIGNT; encoded by the coding sequence GGCTTACATTAAGGGTAACCCTGCTGGCACTCGTCTTACAGATCTTGTCAGGCTTACCTCTGGGGCTATACCTCGCAGGGAAGAAAAGCCCGGCAAAGAGCATCCTGGAGATCATCACGACTCTGCCGATGATCTTTCCGCCAATGGCGCTGGGGTTTTTCCTGCTCCTTGTTCTGGGCAAAAACGGTGTTCTGGGAAGTCTTTTGCTGAAGATGTTCTGCTTTAAAGTGATATTCACATCCTGGGGGGTGCTGGCGGCCGTTTATATTGTAGGACTGCCTTTCATGGTCAAGAGTGTGCAGGCGGCCCGGCAGCAAATGGATAATTCATTGATCGAGGCGGCCGCCACCCTTGGGAAGACCAGGATCCAGACGCTATTCAGGGTAATTCTGCCGAACATCAAAAACGGCATCGTGGCCGGTCTGCTCCTTGCGTTTGGGCGGTCGGTCGGAGAAGTCGGCATCAGCTTGATGCTCGGCGGTAATATTATAGGCCGCACGGAAACACTCTCGCTTGCGATCTACAACGCGGTTTTTGAAGGTGACTTTCTGAGAGCGGCCACATTTTCCGCTATACTGTCAGTGATAGCCATCATAATGCTTCTCGTCTTGAACATGCTCAATAAAGCCAGGATATCGGATATCGGCAACACGTAA